In Candidatus Binatia bacterium, the following are encoded in one genomic region:
- a CDS encoding serine hydrolase domain-containing protein, with translation MIRSILTKGCLCTLLACLCSLPTPPASGAASYRPPHTSRSGDPFSVTRLGAFVDSVMNAEMKRGGIPGAAFVFVRHGRVVYQKGYGWANVAARRAVDPERTIWRVGSISKTFTATAVMQLVDRGRVHREADVNVYLSKVNVPETYPLPVTVTDLLTHTSGFDEIRPGTQGPSRESVQPLPEFLASRLVRVRPPGQTISYSTYGMTLAGDLVEEVSGKPIEQYFTENIWRPLGMNRTSINVPATLAGDVAMGYERRGDSLEAQAWEWYHTTPASSVNSTATDMARYLMAHLGHGHIGSARILSESSSAEMLSQQVRMHPKVPGVTLGFWEAQFGDLRVVEHGGNVAGFSAQFVMVPSEDAGFFVVNQFEGSRLRDNLEDALLKHLYPSARVRSPRPVPPPDFSKRAEAYAGRYGPTTSCHSCKPRSVPYIFEVKNEGDALRIGGFRYVEVAPLLFLREDGSAYVAFRADESGAIVEMYPGSFWGFERLPNK, from the coding sequence ATGATCCGATCCATACTGACGAAGGGCTGCCTCTGCACGCTGCTGGCTTGCCTCTGCTCCCTGCCGACCCCGCCTGCGTCCGGAGCCGCATCCTACAGACCGCCGCACACCTCCCGAAGCGGTGACCCGTTCAGCGTCACACGGCTCGGCGCCTTCGTCGATTCGGTCATGAATGCGGAGATGAAGCGCGGCGGAATCCCTGGGGCGGCTTTCGTCTTCGTCCGCCACGGCCGGGTCGTGTACCAGAAGGGCTACGGTTGGGCGAACGTAGCGGCACGACGCGCCGTGGATCCCGAAAGGACCATCTGGCGAGTCGGCTCCATCTCGAAGACGTTTACGGCCACCGCCGTGATGCAGCTTGTGGACCGCGGGCGCGTCCACCGCGAAGCGGACGTCAACGTGTACCTGTCCAAGGTGAACGTCCCGGAAACCTACCCCCTGCCGGTGACCGTGACCGACCTGCTCACCCACACCTCTGGGTTCGACGAGATACGCCCCGGCACCCAAGGACCTTCGCGCGAGTCGGTGCAGCCGCTGCCCGAGTTTCTCGCGTCACGCCTGGTACGGGTGCGCCCCCCGGGCCAGACGATCAGCTATTCCACCTACGGGATGACCCTCGCGGGTGATCTCGTCGAGGAGGTCTCCGGCAAGCCCATCGAGCAATACTTCACGGAGAATATCTGGCGGCCGCTCGGAATGAACCGTACGAGCATCAATGTCCCCGCCACCCTGGCTGGCGACGTCGCCATGGGCTACGAGCGGCGCGGGGACTCGCTCGAGGCCCAGGCATGGGAGTGGTACCACACCACGCCGGCATCGTCGGTCAACAGCACGGCCACCGACATGGCCCGGTACCTGATGGCGCACCTGGGACACGGTCACATCGGGAGCGCCCGAATCTTGTCCGAGAGCTCCTCGGCCGAGATGCTCTCGCAACAGGTCCGGATGCACCCCAAGGTTCCGGGTGTGACCCTGGGATTCTGGGAGGCGCAGTTTGGCGACCTACGGGTCGTCGAGCACGGCGGCAACGTGGCGGGCTTCAGCGCACAGTTCGTCATGGTTCCTTCCGAGGACGCCGGCTTCTTCGTGGTGAACCAGTTCGAGGGCAGCAGGCTCCGGGACAATCTCGAAGACGCCCTGCTCAAGCACCTGTACCCCAGCGCTCGCGTGCGATCCCCTCGTCCCGTCCCACCTCCCGACTTTTCCAAGCGGGCGGAAGCCTATGCCGGCCGCTACGGCCCCACCACGTCGTGCCATTCATGCAAGCCGCGGAGCGTGCCGTACATTTTCGAAGTGAAGAACGAGGGTGACGCGCTCCGAATCGGAGGCTTTCGGTACGTGGAGGTCGCGCCGCTGCTGTTCCTTCGAGAGGACGGGAGCGCGTACGTCGCGTTCCGGGCGGACGAATCGGGCGCCATCGTGGAGATGTACCCTGGTTCCTTCTGGGGGTTCGAGCGCCTGCCGAACAAGTGA